A stretch of Equus caballus isolate H_3958 breed thoroughbred chromosome 11, TB-T2T, whole genome shotgun sequence DNA encodes these proteins:
- the SLC16A11 gene encoding monocarboxylate transporter 11 isoform X6 — protein MVSARPRPPSLSVPGGSGPLWCSLFTERARPSWAPSLQSLPSENPPARGVGRKPGRAIPRPSPSPTARRGRKAMTPKPAGPPDGGWGWVVAAAAFAVNGLSYGLLRSLGLALPDLAEHFDRSAQDTAWVSALALAVQQAASFGWALVFAPALGTLSRYFSRRRVLAVGLALTGNGASSLLLAPTLQFLLDTFGWRGALLLLGAITLHLTPCGALLRPLTLPGDAPAPPRGPLAALGLGLFTRRAFSVFALGTALVGGGYFVPYVHLAPHALDRGLGGYGAALVVAVAAVGDAGARLVCGWLADQGWVPLSRLLAVFGALTGLGLLAVGLVPAVRSEEGWGGPLLAAAGAYGLSAGSYAPLVFGVLPGLVGIGGVVQATGLMMMLMSLGGLLGPPLSGFLRDETGDFTASFLVCGSFILSGSFIYMGLPAALPSCRSASHPATFPPERGELLPAPQVALLSPGGPHSSLDTAC, from the exons ATGGTTTCAGCTCGCCCCCGCCCTCCTTCCCTCAGCGTCCCAGGTGGCTCAGGCCCCCTGTGGTGCTCTCTGTTTACGGAGAGAGCCCGTCCAAGTTGGGCTCCATCTCTGCAATCGCTCCCCTCTGAGAACCCGCCCGCCCGGGGAGTGGGGAGAAAACCAGGCCGTGCCATTCCTCgtccttccccttcccccaccgCCCGGAGAGGTCGG AAGGCGATGACCCCCAAGCCGGCCGGACCCCCGgacgggggctggggctgggtggtGGCGGCCGCAGCCTTCGCGGTGAATGGGCTCTCCTACGGGCTGTTACGCTCCCTGGGTCTTGCCCTCCCTGACCTCGCGGAGCACTTTGACCGAAGCGCTCAGGACACAGCGTGGGTCAGCGCCCTGGCCCTGGCCGTCCAGCAGGCAGCCA GTTTCGGCTGGGCCCTGGTGTTCGCCCCTGCCCTCGGCACTCTCTCGCGTTACTTCTCCCGCCGTCGAGtcttggccgtggggctggcacTCACGGGCAACGGGGCCTCCTCGCTGCTCCTGGCGCCCACCTTGCAGTTCCTCCTTGATACTTTCGGCTGGCGGGGCGCCCTGCTCCTCCTTGGCGCCATTACCCTTCACCTTACCCCCTGTGGCGCCCTGCTGCGCCCCCTCACGCTCCCTGGGGACGCCCCGGCCCCACCGCGCGGGCCCCTAGCTGCCCTCGGCCTGGGTCTCTTCACACGCCGGGCCTTCTCAGTTTTCGCTCTGGGCACGGCCCTGGTGGGGGGCGGCTATTTCGTCCCCTACGTGCATTTGGCCCCTCACGCTTTAGACCGGGGCCTGGGGGGGTATGGGGCAGCTCTGGTGGTGGCGGTGGCCGCGGTGGGGGACGCGGGCGCCCGGCTGGTCTGCGGGTGGCTGGCGGACCAGGGCTGGGTGCCCCTCTCGCGGCTGCTGGCGGTGTTCGGGGCTCTAACCGGGCTGGGGCTGCTGGCCGTGGGACTGGTGCCCGCGGTGCGGAGCGAGGAGGGCTGGGGGGGCCCCCTGCTGGCCGCGGCTGGGGCCTACGGGCTGAGCGCCGGAAGTTACGCCCCGCTGGTTTTCGGCGTGCTCCCGGGGCTGGTGGGCATCGGCGGTGTCGTACAAGCCACCGGGctgatgatgatgctgatgagCCTCGGGGGGCTTCTGGGCCCTCCGCTGTCAG GCTTCCTAAGGGATGAGACCGGAGACTTCACCGCCTCCTTCCTCGTGTGCGGCTCTTTCATCCTCTCTGGCAGCTTTATTTACATGGGGCTGCCCGCAGCGCTGCCCTCCTGCCGTTCAGCCTCACATCCAGCCACCTTTCCCCCTGAGAGGGGGGAGCTGCTCCCTGCTCCTCAGGTTGCTCTGCTTTCGCCAGGAGGCCCTCACTCCTCCCTGGATACCGCTTGTTGA
- the SLC16A11 gene encoding monocarboxylate transporter 11 isoform X5 yields MVSARPRPPSLSVPGGSGPLWCSLFTERARPSWAPSLQSLPSENPPARGVGRKPGRAIPRPSPSPTARRGRKAMTPKPAGPPDGGWGWVVAAAAFAVNGLSYGLLRSLGLALPDLAEHFDRSAQDTAWVSALALAVQQAASPVGSALSTRWGARPVVMVGGVLTSLGFVFSAFARSLLHLYLGLGVLAGFGWALVFAPALGTLSRYFSRRRVLAVGLALTGNGASSLLLAPTLQFLLDTFGWRGALLLLGAITLHLTPCGALLRPLTLPGDAPAPPRGPLAALGLGLFTRRAFSVFALGTALVGGGYFVPYVHLAPHALDRGLGGYGAALVVAVAAVGDAGARLVCGWLADQGWVPLSRLLAVFGALTGLGLLAVGLVPAVRSEEGWGGPLLAAAGAYGLSAGSYAPLVFGVLPGLVGIGGVVQATGLMMMLMSLGGLLGPPLSGFLRDETGDFTASFLVCGSFILSGSFIYMGLPAALPSCRSASHPATFPPERGELLPAPQVALLSPGGPHSSLDTAC; encoded by the exons ATGGTTTCAGCTCGCCCCCGCCCTCCTTCCCTCAGCGTCCCAGGTGGCTCAGGCCCCCTGTGGTGCTCTCTGTTTACGGAGAGAGCCCGTCCAAGTTGGGCTCCATCTCTGCAATCGCTCCCCTCTGAGAACCCGCCCGCCCGGGGAGTGGGGAGAAAACCAGGCCGTGCCATTCCTCgtccttccccttcccccaccgCCCGGAGAGGTCGG AAGGCGATGACCCCCAAGCCGGCCGGACCCCCGgacgggggctggggctgggtggtGGCGGCCGCAGCCTTCGCGGTGAATGGGCTCTCCTACGGGCTGTTACGCTCCCTGGGTCTTGCCCTCCCTGACCTCGCGGAGCACTTTGACCGAAGCGCTCAGGACACAGCGTGGGTCAGCGCCCTGGCCCTGGCCGTCCAGCAGGCAGCCA GCCCAGTGGGCAGCGCCCTGAGTACCCGCTGGGGGGCGCGCCCGGTGGTCATGGTTGGGGGCGTCCTCACCTCGCTTGGCTTCGTCTTCTCGGCTTTCGCCCGCAGTCTGCTGCACCTCTACCTCGGCCTGGGCGTCCTCGCTG GTTTCGGCTGGGCCCTGGTGTTCGCCCCTGCCCTCGGCACTCTCTCGCGTTACTTCTCCCGCCGTCGAGtcttggccgtggggctggcacTCACGGGCAACGGGGCCTCCTCGCTGCTCCTGGCGCCCACCTTGCAGTTCCTCCTTGATACTTTCGGCTGGCGGGGCGCCCTGCTCCTCCTTGGCGCCATTACCCTTCACCTTACCCCCTGTGGCGCCCTGCTGCGCCCCCTCACGCTCCCTGGGGACGCCCCGGCCCCACCGCGCGGGCCCCTAGCTGCCCTCGGCCTGGGTCTCTTCACACGCCGGGCCTTCTCAGTTTTCGCTCTGGGCACGGCCCTGGTGGGGGGCGGCTATTTCGTCCCCTACGTGCATTTGGCCCCTCACGCTTTAGACCGGGGCCTGGGGGGGTATGGGGCAGCTCTGGTGGTGGCGGTGGCCGCGGTGGGGGACGCGGGCGCCCGGCTGGTCTGCGGGTGGCTGGCGGACCAGGGCTGGGTGCCCCTCTCGCGGCTGCTGGCGGTGTTCGGGGCTCTAACCGGGCTGGGGCTGCTGGCCGTGGGACTGGTGCCCGCGGTGCGGAGCGAGGAGGGCTGGGGGGGCCCCCTGCTGGCCGCGGCTGGGGCCTACGGGCTGAGCGCCGGAAGTTACGCCCCGCTGGTTTTCGGCGTGCTCCCGGGGCTGGTGGGCATCGGCGGTGTCGTACAAGCCACCGGGctgatgatgatgctgatgagCCTCGGGGGGCTTCTGGGCCCTCCGCTGTCAG GCTTCCTAAGGGATGAGACCGGAGACTTCACCGCCTCCTTCCTCGTGTGCGGCTCTTTCATCCTCTCTGGCAGCTTTATTTACATGGGGCTGCCCGCAGCGCTGCCCTCCTGCCGTTCAGCCTCACATCCAGCCACCTTTCCCCCTGAGAGGGGGGAGCTGCTCCCTGCTCCTCAGGTTGCTCTGCTTTCGCCAGGAGGCCCTCACTCCTCCCTGGATACCGCTTGTTGA
- the SLC16A11 gene encoding monocarboxylate transporter 11 isoform X9 — protein MTPKPAGPPDGGWGWVVAAAAFAVNGLSYGLLRSLGLALPDLAEHFDRSAQDTAWVSALALAVQQAASPVGSALSTRWGARPVVMVGGVLTSLGFVFSAFARSLLHLYLGLGVLAGFGWALVFAPALGTLSRYFSRRRVLAVGLALTGNGASSLLLAPTLQFLLDTFGWRGALLLLGAITLHLTPCGALLRPLTLPGDAPAPPRGPLAALGLGLFTRRAFSVFALGTALVGGGYFVPYVHLAPHALDRGLGGYGAALVVAVAAVGDAGARLVCGWLADQGWVPLSRLLAVFGALTGLGLLAVGLVPAVRSEEGWGGPLLAAAGAYGLSAGSYAPLVFGVLPGLVGIGGVVQATGLMMMLMSLGGLLGPPLSGFLRDETGDFTASFLVCGSFILSGSFIYMGLPAALPSCRSASHPATFPPERGELLPAPQVALLSPGGPHSSLDTAC, from the exons ATGACCCCCAAGCCGGCCGGACCCCCGgacgggggctggggctgggtggtGGCGGCCGCAGCCTTCGCGGTGAATGGGCTCTCCTACGGGCTGTTACGCTCCCTGGGTCTTGCCCTCCCTGACCTCGCGGAGCACTTTGACCGAAGCGCTCAGGACACAGCGTGGGTCAGCGCCCTGGCCCTGGCCGTCCAGCAGGCAGCCA GCCCAGTGGGCAGCGCCCTGAGTACCCGCTGGGGGGCGCGCCCGGTGGTCATGGTTGGGGGCGTCCTCACCTCGCTTGGCTTCGTCTTCTCGGCTTTCGCCCGCAGTCTGCTGCACCTCTACCTCGGCCTGGGCGTCCTCGCTG GTTTCGGCTGGGCCCTGGTGTTCGCCCCTGCCCTCGGCACTCTCTCGCGTTACTTCTCCCGCCGTCGAGtcttggccgtggggctggcacTCACGGGCAACGGGGCCTCCTCGCTGCTCCTGGCGCCCACCTTGCAGTTCCTCCTTGATACTTTCGGCTGGCGGGGCGCCCTGCTCCTCCTTGGCGCCATTACCCTTCACCTTACCCCCTGTGGCGCCCTGCTGCGCCCCCTCACGCTCCCTGGGGACGCCCCGGCCCCACCGCGCGGGCCCCTAGCTGCCCTCGGCCTGGGTCTCTTCACACGCCGGGCCTTCTCAGTTTTCGCTCTGGGCACGGCCCTGGTGGGGGGCGGCTATTTCGTCCCCTACGTGCATTTGGCCCCTCACGCTTTAGACCGGGGCCTGGGGGGGTATGGGGCAGCTCTGGTGGTGGCGGTGGCCGCGGTGGGGGACGCGGGCGCCCGGCTGGTCTGCGGGTGGCTGGCGGACCAGGGCTGGGTGCCCCTCTCGCGGCTGCTGGCGGTGTTCGGGGCTCTAACCGGGCTGGGGCTGCTGGCCGTGGGACTGGTGCCCGCGGTGCGGAGCGAGGAGGGCTGGGGGGGCCCCCTGCTGGCCGCGGCTGGGGCCTACGGGCTGAGCGCCGGAAGTTACGCCCCGCTGGTTTTCGGCGTGCTCCCGGGGCTGGTGGGCATCGGCGGTGTCGTACAAGCCACCGGGctgatgatgatgctgatgagCCTCGGGGGGCTTCTGGGCCCTCCGCTGTCAG GCTTCCTAAGGGATGAGACCGGAGACTTCACCGCCTCCTTCCTCGTGTGCGGCTCTTTCATCCTCTCTGGCAGCTTTATTTACATGGGGCTGCCCGCAGCGCTGCCCTCCTGCCGTTCAGCCTCACATCCAGCCACCTTTCCCCCTGAGAGGGGGGAGCTGCTCCCTGCTCCTCAGGTTGCTCTGCTTTCGCCAGGAGGCCCTCACTCCTCCCTGGATACCGCTTGTTGA